The sequence CCAGTTATTATACAGCTCCGCTACTCTGTACTGATTGAACCTCAGTATTTGAACAGCTTAGTTACCAACAAAATTACTCTGTCATAAAATCTTCTATCTGTTAATGCCTATTGTTTTTTTAGTCGTGTAGTAGGAATACGGTGATCTTCTCCTCAAGTCAATGAATGCTTACTACCGTTCTATACATTGACAGGTATTTTTGTGTTCTCTACTTCTCTTGCCACCTTTGACTGACCTAACTAAAAGGTATTGCGCTCGTTCAAGCGAAATTTATAGCACACCATTTTTGTGAATACAATCATAAAGGTGGGAAGGCGAAGATGCAGCAAGTTCATGAGAGGGCCAGTGGGGCAAGACCATGCAGCTGATGTGGCCTCGCGGGAATTTAGAAAATTATCTCATAAATACTAATTTGGTACTCCCTTCGTATCAAAGTATAAGACGTTTTAGCctacaaaacgtcttatattttggtgcAGAGGTAGTATTGCTTTATAAGATATACATATGCCAAATCAAGGATGCATATGTGCACCATCTATTGGCAATAATAATATACTTATTATTATTATGTGATGCTCGAACTGAAATTACCATGAATCATCATTAGAATATATGGTGGCAACCTAGAAAAAATGTGCCAAACGACATTTAGATAAAAGGGTCTCACTGCAACATGCTTACGTGCGCTGCAATTCGGATGCCTATAAGTAACAAGTAGCCCTAATTTTTGGCGAGAAATGGAAGTGTGTAGGGCAATGTAATACACAAGATGGGTATAGAGCTCGTGAATTAGTTACTTTAGGGGAAGATAATCAATTTGTCTTTCCTGCGAGAACTCGTATAGAGAATTTATTGTAAGCTTCTCATATCATGACTTACGGTCATAGATGGAAGGGCATCCTAACCCATCGTGTTTTCCATAGGTCCTACTCTTCATATAAAACCTGAGCTAAATATTAGGTATGATTTGAGGCATAGCAGCATTGGGAGGTGGTTAAGCCAACTTAATCCCGGTGCTTACCATGGTTATAATTCATTTAAGCTTACCATGGCAGTAAGTTAACTATGAGACTCATGACCCACCGTGTGGACCAATATGGATCAAAAGAACGTCCTGAAAATTAGCTGCAGCATTTAATAGAGATTGCTGCCAAAGTTGCCAATTTGGCCATCCGCGCACATACATTTACTCCTCAACTTTGGTAAGCATCTCAGACTGTTTGTTTTCTTGTGCCCGCTTCGGGGCATCAAGACAGCTGTACGGATGAATACAAATAGTTGCACTTGCCCAAATGTAACTATAATGTTTTTTAATATCTTAGTACTATTGTTACAGTTTAGGCTGACGAACCATCTTCCCATAAAATGTAATTTATCATTTGTTTGGTCAACTTTTGTGCTATTCTCCTTTAATGGTGCCACATGTTTTGCATGGTTTAAATCTTCTGATTTTTGGACCTATTCTTTCCATGTGCAATATGCTTATGCTTTAATGCTCCATAAACATGCACGAAACAAAATAAGACCTTGGTAGTGTTTCTTCATTCTTTAGGCTTTTTAATTCTTTCCTGAAGTAGATCTTTTGGTTGATCATTGCACTACCTTCCTTTTTCCCCATTCCGCCAAGTTATACGGAATATTGACATTTTGAATTATCAGGTAGCAGTTCAGATTATGGTATGGAGTTACATCACAAGGAACAACTTCACGAGAATGTAACTGTAATGCAAGCACAACAATATCCTGTGGGTTCATGTCTCTGAATTTTGAATTTTTGTTTCTCCGAGCATTTATTTTGACATGTTATGAACACTTACACAGATGGCAAGGTCCGTTGGGTTTAATTTAGGAAGTAGCTACCAACCAAATCGTCAGCAACATCAGCAGGGTGCTAATTCAGTAAGTTATATCAGAAATCCCTTGAAATAATCATCACACATTTAACATCTGTTGCATTGTCATGGTTCTGATATGTTTCTGTTTTGGCACGTCATATTCAGATTTACTGCTCATACTTACCCATTAACACATAGAATAATCTTCATTATGTTTGTCAGATTCAGAGTGCCGGACCCCGAAATATTGGACTAAGACCACTAAACTCTCTGAGTCAAACTTCTAGTTTGGGATCATACGAGCAACTGCTCCAGCAATACCAGCAGCCGCAGGCTCAGAGTCCTTTCGGGTTGCAGCAGATGTCTTCAGCCACACAGTCATATGGGGATCATGGTCTAAAGCCCATTCTGGGAGGCCGAACACCACCTGATCCATACGGTTTGTTAGGATTGCTGGGGGTTATAAGGATGAATGATCCTGATTTGTCATCTCTTGCTTTGGGAATAGATTTGACAACGTTGGGTTTGAATTTGAACTCACCAGACAATCTGTACAAGACATTTGGCTCTCCATTTTCAAATGAGCCAGCAAAAGGAGATCCTGAATATCCTACTCCAGCTTGTTATGTGGCCGAGCAACCCCCAGCATTTCAGGTAGCTGCCAATATCTGTAGGCTATTTCTGTGTAATGAGATGTTTTAAACCCATATTCAAGAAAGGCCGAGAATCTTTCTTTGATGCAGCCGGTtcattttatgataaatatattgTAACAAGTTCTGTCTTGGTGCAGCCTATGCATTTTCAGAAATTTCAGACACTCATACTGTTTTACATATTCTACAGGTACTTTCACTACTTGAATGTATTAGGTTCGGCCATTAGTTTTGGTAAATTTTAAGGTTATGATCTTTTGTCTTTGGTTTTCAGCATGCCGAAGGATGAAGCTCAAATATGTGCTGCCAATGAACTGTGAGTGCATGGTTTCACTGGTTATCTCATTTACATATCTTATTAGATGTAATAATTGAATCGTCATGCATGCGGCTTGTTCATGTTCTGAATCTTTTACCAAGAAATGTGATCTTATTGCGGTATCATTTGATAAGGGAACATACTGCTATGTCTTGATCAAACGCATAACACTAGAGAAATATTAACCTGTAACCTGTCATATAGTGGACCAGGCCCATTGACTTCATGGATCTATCACAAAAAATTAAGTAACCTTGTGGATTTATTCATCTTCCTGGATGAATACTAAGTCGGCAACATTTGAATGTATTCATGACCCGCTTAGCATCTAAAGCTGTGTGGATGTTTCCATTTCCATTTTCTTTGTTTTCTCTATCAAATATCAATATTTTCTATTAtttatttttgatgatttttttgccaAGTTGCACAAGTTATGTTTAGCATTGCTGAGCATTGTTCAAACTGACTTGTAAGCTATCCATTTTTGGCAATAATATCTTGTCTTAACCCTTGCTCGTGCCTAGTGCATACATCACAACTGAGCAGAGCTTCAGCCAGTTTATTTTTTGGTATATACTAATTCTTAGATATGTAATGCATGTGTATTGTTTTCGTCAGGTATAATCGTGGATGGTTTTACCATAAAGAAGTGCGGCAATGGCTCACAAGAATTCCTAACATGGAGCCTCTCATCAAAACTCCTACATATGAACAGGGGTCTTATGCCTTCTTTCATCAACCCAATTGGGAAACAGTGCGTAAGGTACTTACATTGGGTGAATATCCAGCATCTCTTGCACACTTATTGCATATGATAGTGGAGCATGTGTGTTGCTGCAGGATAACTTTGTTCTCCATTATGAGCTAGTAGAGAAAAGGCCAAGTCTCCCTTCCACGTCCCAAATTGGTAGGTGAAATTTTGCTTGGATGGTCTTCCTgactaaatatttttggtttttgtttCTGTGTATCGAGCAATCATCTCACTGTTGTATGCAATGCAATATAATTTTGTTTTTCAGTTACCTCCTGACTCTAGCTTTCTTGTACATGAATGGAGAGCCTTATTTATAAACATAGTGAAGCGACATTGCCCTAATTTGTCAAGGTAGGTACTGTCTTCTGCAGGTGAAACACTTATATTGTCGTTGGTTGAACAATGCTTTagtttatttatttacttattggcAACTATTCGGAAGGAATAAATGTTCTGTGTGGCCAAtttaggaaagaaaatgtttttATTTAATTTAATAAAAGAAGCAAACACCTGTGGAGGGGGGTCCTTGAACGCGTGTGGGTGAGCATGTGACACACACACATGCTGCTAACCCACCGAGTAACTGCTGTGCTCGGTTCTCATTAGGAAAAACAATATGTTACATTGTAGTTTCCATTAAACTTGCTACTATGTGCGAAGATATGTGGCCATTTTAGGAAATATTTTTTTCTTGACCACAAAAAACTTGACCCATGGACATTATCACCGgggcatttatttatttttaaaagaaGTGAGCACCTGCCTAGGTGGGGTCTCGAATGCAGGTGGACGAGTGCTTGACTCGTGCTTCCAGCCAACCAAGCACTTCTGGTTCTTGGTTAGAAAGATAGTATGTTAACGTTGTAGTTTCTATTAAACTCATTCCTGAAAAGTGGGAAACCTCGAGGATCCCTGTTGCATTTATGTATTTGACAATCCCTGATACCCGTGGCTCATTTCATCAGCATGCTGTTTCTTTCAAACATGCCATGTTAACTTGGCAAAACCATTTATTTCCACTTATGTTTTGAGTGATGTTCTGCTAATAAGGATTGAATGAGTTGACTTCTTGTATTGAGACAAAATTGTAGCCGTTTCGACCTTGGGATGCAATTCGACTGATTGACTGGGTTGACGCAGGCTATATAGTGAATCAGAGAGTACCATGTCATGTCGATATGCGGAGAGGAGgcggctgctgaaggaggagaaaaTGTCTTTGTAATTATATAGTCAGGAAAAGGATGGCACCGTCGTTAAACTTTTTGCCTAGCTTCTTGGTACATTATACGGGGAGTCTGTCTGCAATGCTCCTTGACAAACAGTTTAGGAGCAGTCAGTCAGGCTGCCTGTGTGCAAATCTGCATGCATATTTTCTCTCTTGCCTTTGGATAGATGGATCATGGAGGGTTGCTTCCTTAAATTAATTCAACGGAACAAAACAAACAAATTGGTTTATCTTCTCCGACAGTGGTAGAACTTGTTACTCGTTGGCTGTAGCAATTCTGCTTACATTTTATCGGCGCTGCCATCTTGCTCAGCCGTAATTCTGCTCAAAGGATTTTTCGAAGAAGCTATTTTCTAGCCAGGGGCATGTTGCTACGTTTAGTCAGCAGGGTTGATGGGGGTTGATATAGTGCATTTGCCGTACCGCAGGCGCTTGTGATCTCCTATTTCACAGAAAAGTCACGGGATGGggatggcggaggtggtggttggCCGAGGGTGATGCCGGT comes from Triticum aestivum cultivar Chinese Spring chromosome 5B, IWGSC CS RefSeq v2.1, whole genome shotgun sequence and encodes:
- the LOC123112651 gene encoding probable NOT transcription complex subunit VIP2 isoform X2 → MSGLLNSNLNSSASNLPDSTARPFATSFSGQSGSVQGFHHSGLRNTHGNFSLPNMPGSLAQRNAAMSGLPSSGVQQHGGIISGRFASNNLPVAMSQIPHAHSGVSGRGMNVGGGQAFSSGMNMGGTIQGLYSNLGISGNRNSVPGMSVSPALGNLGPRITSSAGNIVGGSNIGRNISSGGLSVPSISSRVDFSNNAGSGRLNVQGSNRMMNDLIPQGSSQLINMIGSSYPTSGGSISQNQMQPGNNSLGSMGMLHDASDSTPFDINDFPQLTGRPNSAGGPQGQYGSLRKQGVGVNSIVQQNHEFSIQNEDFPALPGFKGSSSDYGMELHHKEQLHENVTVMQAQQYPMARSVGFNLGSSYQPNRQQHQQGANSIQSAGPRNIGLRPLNSLSQTSSLGSYEQLLQQYQQPQAQSPFGLQQMSSATQSYGDHGLKPILGGRTPPDPYGLLGLLGVIRMNDPDLSSLALGIDLTTLGLNLNSPDNLYKTFGSPFSNEPAKGDPEYPTPACYVAEQPPAFQPMHFQKFQTLILFYIFYSMPKDEAQICAANELYNRGWFYHKEVRQWLTRIPNMEPLIKTPTYEQGSYAFFHQPNWETVRKDNFVLHYELVEKRPSLPSTSQIGYIVNQRVPCHVDMRRGGGC